Proteins from one Amycolatopsis benzoatilytica AK 16/65 genomic window:
- a CDS encoding TauD/TfdA family dioxygenase encodes MQTVEDGALATATLDLAEHREFERLARTLLPLYGGKVDSPAWVAATRQAWEDSPIGLRRSLREFRRHSGEGGALLVRNLPVDVENLPDTPVEDGSVLREATVSAAVLMLIAHGLGDPAAFRPEKTGALVQNVVPVPGKEKFQGNAGSVRLTFHTENAFHAHRPDFVMLLCVRPDHERIAELRTVCSRQVLPKLSESALATLRSPQFVTEAPPSFGEGAGRAEPHPVLPGNLDDPDLRIDEAATRPVTGEAAEAMAELSGLFEASFSRIRLRAGDLAIVDNRVTVHGRSAFTPRYDGRDRWLQRTHVLADFRRSRDFRTNDGYVLEK; translated from the coding sequence ATGCAAACCGTCGAAGACGGAGCGCTGGCCACGGCCACGCTCGACCTCGCCGAGCACCGCGAATTCGAACGGCTCGCCCGCACTCTGCTGCCGCTTTACGGCGGCAAGGTCGATTCGCCTGCCTGGGTCGCCGCGACCCGGCAAGCCTGGGAGGACTCGCCGATCGGGCTGCGCCGCAGCCTGCGCGAGTTCCGCCGGCACTCCGGCGAGGGCGGCGCGCTGCTGGTGCGCAACCTGCCGGTGGACGTCGAAAACCTGCCGGACACGCCGGTCGAGGACGGTTCGGTGCTGCGCGAAGCGACCGTGTCGGCCGCCGTGCTGATGCTGATCGCGCACGGCCTCGGCGACCCGGCCGCGTTCCGCCCGGAGAAGACCGGCGCGCTCGTGCAGAACGTGGTTCCGGTGCCGGGCAAAGAAAAGTTCCAGGGCAACGCGGGATCGGTGCGGCTGACCTTTCACACCGAGAACGCCTTTCACGCGCACCGCCCGGATTTCGTGATGCTGCTGTGCGTGCGGCCGGACCACGAGCGGATCGCCGAACTGCGCACGGTCTGCTCGCGGCAGGTGCTGCCGAAGCTGAGCGAATCCGCGCTGGCCACCTTGCGCTCGCCGCAGTTCGTCACCGAGGCCCCGCCCTCGTTCGGCGAAGGCGCCGGCCGGGCCGAACCGCACCCGGTGCTGCCCGGCAACCTCGACGACCCGGACCTGCGCATCGACGAGGCGGCCACCCGGCCGGTCACCGGAGAGGCAGCCGAAGCGATGGCCGAGCTGAGCGGGCTGTTCGAAGCCTCGTTCAGCCGGATCCGGCTGCGCGCCGGCGATCTGGCCATTGTGGACAACCGGGTCACCGTGCACGGCCGGTCCGCCTTCACGCCCCGCTACGACGGCCGGGACCGGTGGCTGCAGCGCACCCACGTGCTGGCCGACTTCCGCCGTTCGCGCGATTTCCGCACGAACGACGGATACGTGCTGGAAAAATGA
- the fabI gene encoding enoyl-ACP reductase FabI yields MDLLKGKSLLVTGVLTTSSIAFHVARAAQEQGARVVLTGYGRLRLVERLAQRLPEPAPVVELDVADPAHLERLPELVGEHVESLDGVLHSIAYAPVEAMGGNFMTAHWTDVAPALQVSAYSLQAVVRSVLPMLNRGSSVVGLDFDAARAFAEYDWMGVAKAGLESCARYLASYLGPAGIRVNLVAAGPLRTTAAKAIGPGGNEAARAEGQRWAARAPLGWDDQEFDPVARACVALLSDWFPATTGEILHVDGGVHAIGDRPGTPLAPLPVRAEQHD; encoded by the coding sequence ATGGATCTGCTGAAAGGTAAGAGCCTTTTGGTGACCGGGGTGCTCACCACCTCCTCGATCGCGTTTCACGTCGCGCGTGCGGCACAGGAACAGGGCGCGCGGGTGGTGCTCACCGGATACGGCCGGCTGCGGCTGGTCGAACGGCTGGCCCAGCGGCTGCCCGAACCCGCGCCGGTAGTCGAGCTGGATGTCGCCGATCCGGCGCATCTCGAACGGCTGCCGGAGCTGGTCGGCGAGCACGTCGAAAGTCTCGACGGGGTGCTGCACTCGATCGCGTACGCGCCGGTCGAGGCCATGGGCGGGAACTTCATGACCGCGCACTGGACCGACGTCGCCCCGGCGCTGCAGGTGTCCGCGTATTCGCTGCAGGCGGTGGTGCGCTCGGTGCTGCCGATGCTCAACCGCGGTTCGTCGGTGGTCGGCCTCGACTTCGACGCGGCCCGGGCGTTCGCCGAGTACGACTGGATGGGAGTCGCGAAGGCCGGGCTCGAATCGTGTGCCCGGTACCTCGCGTCCTACCTCGGTCCGGCCGGAATCCGGGTGAACCTCGTCGCGGCCGGGCCATTGCGCACCACCGCGGCGAAGGCGATCGGCCCCGGCGGCAATGAAGCCGCTCGTGCGGAAGGCCAGCGCTGGGCCGCACGTGCCCCGCTGGGCTGGGACGACCAGGAATTCGATCCGGTCGCCCGCGCCTGCGTCGCACTGCTGTCCGACTGGTTTCCCGCCACCACCGGCGAAATCCTGCACGTGGACGGCGGAGTGCACGCGATCGGCGACCGGCCGGGCACGCCGCTGGCTCCGCTGCCGGTCCGGGCGGAGCAGCATGACTGA
- a CDS encoding response regulator — protein sequence MTIDVLVADDHSAVRAGLVLILDNAKGIRVVGEASNGTEAVARARELRPDVTLMDVRMPGVDGIAATRELVSERLGEVLVLTAFDLDEYVYAALRAGAAGFLLKSVEAPRLVEAVRLVASGEGVLAPQVTRKLIAAFAGSAQPPEPAQPGVPLDGLTDRERDVLTCLGKGLSNAQIASRLFIGETTVKTHVSKVLAKLNLRSRVQAAIVAQEAGLAER from the coding sequence GTGACGATCGACGTGCTGGTCGCCGACGACCACAGCGCGGTACGGGCCGGGCTGGTGCTGATCCTGGACAACGCCAAGGGCATCCGGGTGGTCGGCGAAGCGTCGAACGGAACGGAAGCGGTAGCCCGGGCCCGGGAACTGCGCCCGGACGTGACCTTGATGGACGTCCGGATGCCTGGCGTCGACGGCATCGCGGCCACCCGCGAACTGGTGTCCGAGCGCCTGGGCGAGGTACTCGTGCTGACGGCGTTCGACCTGGACGAGTACGTGTACGCCGCGCTCCGCGCCGGTGCCGCGGGTTTTTTGCTGAAGTCGGTCGAAGCCCCGCGCCTGGTGGAAGCGGTCCGGCTGGTGGCGTCGGGCGAGGGGGTGCTGGCCCCGCAGGTGACGCGCAAGCTGATCGCCGCGTTCGCCGGTTCGGCTCAACCGCCGGAGCCCGCACAGCCGGGCGTCCCGTTGGACGGTTTGACCGACCGAGAGCGCGACGTTTTGACCTGCCTGGGCAAAGGCTTGTCCAACGCCCAGATCGCCAGCCGGTTGTTCATCGGCGAGACCACGGTGAAGACGCACGTCTCGAAGGTGCTCGCCAAGCTCAATCTCCGCTCGAGGGTCCAGGCGGCGATCGTCGCGCAGGAGGCCGGGCTGGCTGAGCGGTAG
- a CDS encoding daunorubicin resistance protein DrrA family ABC transporter ATP-binding protein, which yields MTEQYAVEARGIVKNFGTHRALDGVDLLVPKGSVLGLLGPNGAGKTTMVRVLTTLLDPDEGEATVAGHDLRTDPGEVRRSIGLSGQYAAVDEALTGYENLYLVGRLYGLGRKGSAARARELLGRFRLTDAAERPAKTYSGGMRRRLDLAGALVASPSLVVLDEPTTGLDPRSRMDTWDLVRELVSDGTSVLLTTQYLEEADQLADSITVLDRGRIIEQGTADELKARVGSERLEFVVATAAELPALREVLAEVGAAEPVVENHLRRGHVLVHAGTKTVVEALQRLEDRGVRVLDVSLHRPRLDDVFLTLTETSADGAAE from the coding sequence ATGACTGAGCAGTACGCGGTCGAGGCGCGCGGCATCGTGAAGAACTTCGGCACGCACCGCGCCCTCGACGGGGTGGATCTGCTGGTGCCCAAGGGATCCGTGCTCGGACTGCTCGGTCCGAACGGTGCCGGCAAGACCACTATGGTCCGGGTGCTCACCACGCTGCTGGACCCGGACGAGGGCGAAGCCACCGTCGCCGGCCACGACCTGCGCACCGACCCGGGGGAGGTGCGCCGGTCGATCGGCCTGTCCGGCCAGTACGCGGCAGTGGACGAAGCACTGACCGGGTACGAAAACCTGTACCTGGTCGGCCGGCTGTACGGGCTGGGGCGCAAGGGATCCGCCGCGCGGGCCCGCGAGCTGCTCGGCCGGTTCCGGCTGACCGACGCGGCGGAGCGGCCGGCCAAGACGTATTCCGGCGGGATGCGCCGGCGGCTCGACCTGGCCGGCGCGCTGGTGGCGAGCCCGTCGCTGGTGGTGCTGGACGAACCGACGACCGGACTGGACCCGCGGTCCCGGATGGACACCTGGGACCTGGTCCGGGAATTGGTTTCCGACGGTACTTCGGTGCTGCTGACCACCCAGTACCTGGAGGAAGCCGACCAGCTCGCGGACTCGATCACCGTGCTGGACCGGGGCCGCATCATCGAACAGGGCACCGCGGACGAACTGAAGGCGCGAGTGGGCAGCGAACGACTGGAGTTCGTGGTCGCCACGGCGGCCGAGCTGCCCGCGCTGCGCGAGGTGCTGGCCGAGGTCGGCGCCGCCGAGCCGGTCGTCGAGAACCACCTGCGGCGCGGGCACGTGCTGGTGCACGCGGGGACCAAAACGGTGGTGGAAGCGTTGCAGCGGCTGGAGGACCGCGGCGTGCGCGTGCTGGACGTGTCGCTGCACCGGCCGCGGCTGGACGACGTTTTCCTCACCCTGACCGAAACCAGCGCGGACGGAGCGGCGGAATGA
- a CDS encoding thioesterase II family protein, which translates to MAGNSAEWLRVRTPRPHARCTLVCLPHAGGAASFFRDWGSGLPAEVEVQTVQYPGRENRLGTAPLLSMADLADAVAEAIEPLFARPVVLFGHSMGASLMYETTRRLEAAGREPALLIASGHAAPHRREPKALHLGSDDDLVAELRRYETGPSALDDPDLREMLLPAIRADYQVIETYRPSSPVPVRAPLAVFRGAVDEDVTEDQANGWADLTAAGPLRAHRVFPGGHFYLREHPGEVLAAVSAEIATAYRSCQPV; encoded by the coding sequence ATGGCTGGAAACTCCGCGGAGTGGCTCCGCGTGCGCACCCCGCGCCCGCACGCCCGGTGCACTCTCGTCTGCCTGCCGCACGCGGGCGGAGCGGCGAGCTTCTTCCGCGACTGGGGAAGCGGCTTGCCCGCGGAGGTCGAGGTCCAGACGGTGCAGTACCCGGGCCGGGAAAACCGGTTGGGGACCGCGCCGCTGCTCTCGATGGCCGACCTGGCCGACGCGGTCGCCGAGGCGATCGAGCCGCTGTTCGCCCGGCCAGTCGTCCTTTTCGGACACAGTATGGGCGCTTCGCTGATGTATGAAACGACCCGTCGGCTGGAGGCGGCCGGACGGGAACCCGCGCTGCTCATCGCGTCCGGACACGCGGCCCCGCACCGGCGCGAACCCAAAGCGCTGCACCTGGGCAGCGACGACGACCTGGTGGCCGAACTGCGCCGCTACGAGACCGGACCGTCCGCGTTGGACGATCCGGACCTGCGGGAGATGCTGCTGCCCGCCATCCGTGCCGACTACCAGGTGATCGAGACCTACCGGCCTTCTTCTCCGGTCCCGGTGCGCGCTCCGCTGGCAGTGTTCCGCGGAGCGGTCGACGAGGACGTCACCGAGGACCAGGCGAACGGCTGGGCCGACCTCACCGCCGCCGGTCCGCTGCGCGCCCACCGGGTCTTCCCCGGCGGCCACTTCTACCTGCGCGAGCATCCCGGCGAGGTGCTCGCCGCGGTCTCCGCCGAGATCGCCACCGCCTATCGCTCTTGTCAGCCGGTCTGA
- a CDS encoding non-ribosomal peptide synthetase: protein MTRIDDILPLSPLQQGMLFHSLYETEGLDFYTVQLYVELHGTLDADRLRAAAEALVRRHANLRALFVHEGVDEPLQVIPSEVELPWDTVDLSALDASVAEAQFIARYDADRLERFALGDEVLLRFVLFQLPDAQWRLALTMHHILLDGWSVPVLLDELFELYENGADPGALPPVTPFRDYLRWLSAQDSEAALAAWNRVLDATAEPTLVAPFDRGGALAPHSHLLELPEDLTTRLSTVARRRGWTLNTVAQTMWGLVLGRLLGRTDVLFGGTVSGRPPELPGVERMVGLFINTLPVRIAWQSGQSLAALLDAVQDRQTELLPHQHAGLAEIQRQAGLGELFDTSLVFENYPADAADGGAELTGGVRVTELEARDSTHYAVTLLGVPGRRLKFRIDYRPDAFEPALVTRLGDWLTRLAEAIAADPDQAVDALELISPAERTRVLREWNDTAHPRSRETLSALLSAQAIRTPDALALQSESGTLTYAELHAQVNQLARVLLARGAGPERLVAVSLPRSADLVVTLLAVLQTGAGYLPIDPALPESRISLMLNDSQPACVVTDTAEPPAGLLVRLSDPALRAEWAAASPAPLTDAERGGPILPQQLAYVIYTSGSTGTPKGVGVAHSAIVNRLEWMQAEYRLGADDRVLQKTPFGFDVSVWEFFWPLLTGAALVVARPDGHRDPAYLAQLIREQRVTTVHFVPSMLEVFLAEPTTAGCRGVLRRVVCSGEELPAAAKDACLDLLGAELHNLYGPTEAAVDVTYWACTRNLATVPIGRPVWNTATYVLDAHLAPVPPGVPGELYLAGDQLARGYVGRAGLTAERFVANPYGPPGARMYRTGDLARWREDGTLGYLGRTDDQVKIRGQRIEPGEIQAALLRHPALSQVAVVVRADRPGDQRLVAYVVPSAEPAPSAAELAEFAAATLPPHLVPSAFLTLAELPVSVNGKLDRRALPAPELTTAAGREARTVPEELLCQAFAEVLGVDRVGPEDGFFTLGGHSLLATRLVSAVRARLGVDLSVRTVFEAPTPAALAHRLDGGEPAGDALDVLLPLRRGGSRPPLFCLPPAAGLSWCYTGLLGELDPEIPVYGLQTRDPRDPLAPRSIADRAADFAERIRTIAPHGPYRLLGWSLGGHLAQEIAVQLQEKGEEVDLLVLLDSYPAPAAAPLRRDEIFADAFGPAGLVPSDLDSPEGRAKVFAVLRRELGDHDWVTDEVAETVLENYLSGTRAMLEHPPRRFRGRLLFFAADAPAGDPVRRPERWESVVDGPITVRRTGCSHEEMTGRETLDTVAEAINQALADNPEKGTR, encoded by the coding sequence GTGACCAGGATCGACGACATCCTCCCGCTCTCTCCGCTGCAGCAGGGAATGCTCTTCCACTCGCTGTACGAGACCGAGGGCCTGGACTTCTACACCGTGCAGCTCTACGTCGAATTGCACGGCACTCTCGACGCGGACCGGCTTCGCGCGGCGGCGGAAGCGCTGGTGCGCCGGCACGCCAATCTGCGCGCGTTGTTCGTGCATGAGGGCGTAGACGAACCGCTGCAGGTGATCCCCAGCGAAGTCGAGCTGCCCTGGGACACCGTCGACTTGTCCGCTCTGGACGCGTCGGTGGCCGAGGCGCAGTTCATCGCCCGCTACGACGCCGACCGGCTCGAACGGTTCGCGCTCGGCGACGAGGTCCTGCTTCGGTTCGTGCTGTTCCAGTTGCCGGACGCGCAGTGGCGGCTCGCGCTGACCATGCACCACATCCTGCTCGACGGCTGGTCCGTCCCGGTGCTGCTGGACGAGCTGTTCGAGCTCTACGAGAACGGTGCCGATCCGGGTGCGCTGCCGCCGGTGACGCCGTTCCGGGATTACCTCCGCTGGCTTTCCGCGCAGGATTCCGAGGCCGCGCTCGCCGCGTGGAACCGGGTGCTGGACGCCACCGCCGAGCCGACCCTGGTCGCTCCGTTCGACCGCGGCGGTGCGCTGGCCCCGCATTCGCACCTGCTGGAACTCCCGGAAGACCTGACCACCCGGCTGTCCACAGTCGCCCGCCGTCGCGGCTGGACTCTGAACACGGTCGCGCAGACGATGTGGGGGCTGGTGCTCGGCCGGCTGCTCGGCCGCACTGACGTGCTGTTCGGCGGCACCGTGTCCGGACGCCCGCCGGAACTGCCCGGAGTCGAGCGCATGGTCGGGCTGTTCATCAACACGCTGCCAGTGCGCATCGCCTGGCAGTCCGGACAGTCGTTGGCGGCGCTGCTCGACGCGGTCCAGGACCGGCAGACGGAACTGCTGCCGCACCAGCACGCCGGGCTCGCTGAGATCCAGCGGCAGGCCGGGCTGGGCGAGCTGTTCGACACCAGCCTGGTGTTCGAGAACTACCCGGCGGACGCGGCCGACGGCGGGGCGGAGCTGACCGGCGGCGTGCGGGTGACCGAACTGGAGGCCCGCGATTCGACGCACTACGCGGTCACCCTGCTCGGCGTTCCCGGCCGCCGGCTGAAGTTCCGGATCGACTACCGGCCGGACGCGTTCGAGCCCGCACTGGTCACCCGGCTCGGCGACTGGCTGACGCGACTGGCCGAAGCCATTGCCGCCGACCCGGACCAGGCCGTCGACGCGCTCGAGCTGATCTCGCCCGCCGAGCGCACCCGCGTCCTGCGCGAGTGGAACGACACCGCGCACCCGCGCAGCCGGGAGACCCTGTCCGCGTTGCTGTCCGCGCAGGCGATACGCACGCCGGACGCGCTGGCTCTGCAGTCGGAGAGCGGCACGCTGACCTACGCGGAGCTGCACGCTCAGGTCAACCAGCTGGCCCGTGTCCTGCTCGCCCGCGGCGCCGGTCCGGAGCGGCTGGTCGCGGTGTCACTGCCGCGTTCGGCGGACCTGGTCGTCACGTTGCTGGCGGTGCTGCAGACCGGTGCCGGCTACCTGCCGATCGATCCCGCACTCCCGGAAAGCCGGATCTCGTTGATGCTCAACGATTCCCAGCCCGCGTGCGTGGTCACCGACACCGCCGAGCCGCCAGCGGGGCTGCTGGTGCGGCTGAGCGACCCGGCGCTGCGCGCGGAATGGGCGGCCGCGTCCCCAGCCCCGCTTACCGATGCGGAACGTGGCGGCCCGATCCTTCCGCAGCAGCTCGCCTACGTCATCTACACCTCCGGTTCGACCGGCACGCCCAAGGGTGTCGGCGTCGCACATTCCGCGATCGTGAACCGGCTGGAGTGGATGCAGGCGGAGTACCGGTTGGGCGCGGACGACCGAGTGCTGCAGAAGACTCCCTTCGGCTTCGACGTCTCGGTCTGGGAGTTCTTCTGGCCGCTGCTCACCGGTGCCGCGCTCGTGGTGGCCCGGCCGGACGGGCACCGGGACCCGGCGTACCTGGCTCAGCTGATCCGGGAACAGCGCGTCACAACTGTCCATTTCGTACCGTCCATGTTGGAAGTCTTCCTCGCCGAACCGACGACCGCCGGCTGCCGGGGCGTGCTGCGCCGCGTCGTGTGCAGCGGCGAAGAACTCCCAGCCGCCGCGAAGGACGCCTGCCTCGACCTGCTCGGCGCGGAACTGCACAACCTCTACGGCCCGACCGAGGCCGCGGTGGACGTCACGTACTGGGCCTGCACCCGCAACCTGGCCACCGTGCCGATCGGCCGTCCGGTGTGGAACACCGCGACCTACGTGCTGGACGCGCACCTGGCCCCGGTGCCGCCGGGCGTTCCCGGCGAGCTGTACCTCGCCGGCGACCAGCTAGCTCGCGGGTACGTCGGTCGCGCGGGCCTGACCGCGGAACGGTTCGTGGCGAACCCGTACGGTCCGCCGGGTGCGCGGATGTACCGCACCGGCGACCTGGCGCGCTGGCGCGAGGACGGGACACTCGGCTACCTCGGCCGCACCGACGACCAAGTGAAGATTCGCGGCCAGCGCATCGAGCCGGGGGAGATCCAGGCCGCGCTGTTGCGGCACCCGGCGCTGAGCCAGGTCGCGGTCGTGGTCCGCGCGGACCGGCCCGGCGACCAGCGGCTCGTCGCGTACGTCGTGCCGTCCGCCGAGCCCGCTCCCAGCGCCGCCGAGCTGGCCGAGTTCGCCGCCGCCACGCTGCCCCCGCACCTGGTGCCCAGCGCGTTCCTGACGCTGGCCGAGCTGCCGGTCAGCGTGAACGGGAAGCTCGACCGCCGGGCGCTGCCCGCACCGGAGCTGACCACCGCCGCCGGACGGGAAGCGCGCACGGTACCCGAAGAGCTGCTCTGTCAGGCGTTCGCCGAGGTCCTGGGCGTCGACCGGGTCGGCCCGGAGGACGGATTCTTCACTCTCGGCGGCCACTCTCTGCTCGCCACTCGGCTGGTCAGCGCGGTCCGCGCGCGGCTTGGCGTCGACCTGAGCGTGCGGACGGTGTTCGAAGCGCCGACTCCGGCCGCGCTCGCGCACCGGCTGGACGGCGGAGAACCGGCGGGCGACGCCCTCGACGTCCTGCTGCCGCTGCGGCGCGGCGGATCGCGGCCGCCGCTGTTCTGCCTGCCCCCAGCAGCCGGGCTGTCGTGGTGCTACACCGGGTTGCTCGGCGAACTGGACCCGGAGATCCCGGTGTACGGGCTGCAGACCCGTGACCCGCGCGACCCGCTCGCACCGCGGTCGATCGCCGACCGCGCGGCCGACTTCGCCGAACGCATCCGCACTATCGCGCCGCACGGCCCGTACCGGCTGCTCGGCTGGTCGCTCGGCGGCCACTTGGCCCAGGAAATCGCGGTGCAGCTCCAGGAAAAGGGCGAAGAAGTCGATCTGCTGGTGCTCCTGGACTCCTACCCGGCACCGGCCGCCGCGCCGCTGCGCCGCGACGAGATCTTCGCCGACGCGTTCGGCCCGGCCGGGCTCGTGCCGTCCGATCTGGACAGCCCGGAAGGCCGGGCCAAGGTGTTCGCGGTGCTGCGGAGGGAACTCGGCGACCACGACTGGGTCACCGACGAAGTCGCCGAAACCGTGCTGGAGAACTACCTCTCCGGCACCCGCGCGATGCTCGAACACCCGCCGCGCCGGTTTCGCGGACGGCTGCTGTTCTTCGCCGCGGATGCCCCGGCGGGCGACCCGGTCCGGCGGCCGGAGCGCTGGGAGTCCGTTGTGGACGGCCCGATCACGGTGCGCCGCACCGGCTGCAGCCATGAAGAAATGACCGGTCGGGAAACGCTCGACACGGTCGCCGAGGCGATCAACCAGGCCCTGGCAGACAACCCTGAGAAAGGAACCCGATGA
- a CDS encoding sensor histidine kinase: MFARLCGFRAVLARLRTLPPRSQDLLIVASSVASGTVMYLVGLYPLYETGTTDLTPGWLRPTLFAAICFVEVFRRRAPVVALTAGSVLLVADSLFGVSMPILVVFADLLYAATLYGPRRLGRGILPPAALGLAGVLLIGLLFDPDWWVTVIGSFVAVPFAVIPVWWATSIRQHREIADAARTNAEHLAKIGELDRTAAVAAERSRMARDLHDVIAGHLSAIAIQSEAVLTMNSEDPATARRVLVAVRENSVRALEEMRAIIHLLRTDAAEPDETTAPARLADLSKLVESARATGVEVDVDIDAAVAGLPDLPAAVDLTAYRIAQEALTNAVKHAPHSKVRVEISRRDGSLTVEVANKLTRRPGTTGDTGTGLLNMRERAAAVGGTVSAGPSEAGWLVRAILPVVEVNA; the protein is encoded by the coding sequence GTGTTCGCCCGTCTCTGCGGCTTCCGCGCGGTGCTCGCTCGCCTGCGGACTCTTCCGCCGCGCAGCCAGGATCTGCTGATCGTCGCGAGTTCGGTGGCGTCCGGCACGGTGATGTACCTGGTCGGGCTTTATCCGTTGTACGAGACCGGAACCACGGATCTGACCCCGGGGTGGCTGCGCCCGACGCTGTTCGCCGCGATCTGTTTCGTCGAGGTGTTCCGCCGGCGTGCGCCGGTCGTCGCGCTCACCGCCGGCAGCGTGCTGCTCGTCGCGGACAGTCTTTTCGGGGTCAGCATGCCGATTCTCGTGGTGTTCGCGGATTTGCTGTACGCGGCGACGCTGTACGGTCCGCGGCGGCTGGGCCGGGGAATCCTCCCGCCGGCGGCGTTGGGTTTGGCCGGGGTGCTGCTGATCGGCCTGCTCTTCGACCCGGACTGGTGGGTGACGGTCATCGGCAGTTTCGTCGCGGTCCCGTTCGCGGTGATCCCGGTCTGGTGGGCGACGAGCATCCGCCAGCACCGCGAGATCGCCGACGCGGCCCGCACGAACGCGGAGCATCTGGCGAAGATCGGCGAACTGGACCGCACCGCGGCGGTGGCCGCCGAGCGGTCCCGAATGGCACGCGATCTGCACGACGTGATCGCCGGCCATCTGTCGGCGATCGCGATCCAGTCCGAGGCCGTGCTCACGATGAACAGCGAGGACCCGGCGACGGCGCGAAGGGTGCTGGTCGCGGTGCGCGAGAACAGCGTCCGTGCATTGGAGGAAATGCGCGCGATCATCCATCTGCTGCGCACCGACGCCGCGGAGCCGGACGAAACGACCGCTCCGGCCCGGCTGGCCGACCTGTCGAAACTGGTGGAGTCGGCCCGGGCCACCGGCGTCGAGGTGGACGTCGACATCGACGCCGCGGTGGCCGGTCTGCCGGATTTGCCCGCCGCGGTGGACTTGACGGCCTACCGGATCGCGCAAGAAGCGTTGACGAACGCGGTGAAACACGCGCCGCACAGTAAGGTTCGAGTGGAAATCAGCCGACGGGACGGCTCGCTCACCGTAGAGGTGGCCAATAAGCTGACCCGACGGCCCGGAACAACCGGCGACACCGGAACGGGGCTGCTGAACATGCGGGAGCGAGCAGCCGCCGTCGGCGGCACGGTGTCGGCCGGACCGTCCGAAGCCGGCTGGCTGGTCCGGGCCATCCTGCCCGTCGTGGAGGTGAACGCGTGA
- a CDS encoding MbtH family protein, with product MTNPFEDPEGSYYVLVNDEGQHSLWPVFVDVPAGWRVNFGAENRQACLDYIEQNWTDLRPKSLVDAMDS from the coding sequence ATGACGAACCCGTTCGAAGACCCCGAAGGCTCCTACTACGTCCTGGTGAACGACGAGGGCCAGCACTCGCTGTGGCCGGTCTTCGTGGACGTGCCCGCCGGCTGGCGGGTGAACTTCGGTGCGGAGAACCGCCAGGCATGCCTCGACTACATCGAGCAGAACTGGACCGACCTGCGGCCGAAGAGCCTCGTCGACGCGATGGACTCCTGA
- a CDS encoding ABC transporter permease, with protein MTTLAKGVTDGYMIAWRNLLHVRRSMDWVFAAVVQPIMFVLLFGFVFGGLLGGASYREFLLAGILAQTLAFNSAFTVMGLSTDLGKGVIDRLRSLPISRVAVMVGRTASDLAVSVVALLVMSVCGLVIGWRIRGSVLDAIGAYLLLLLFAFAMSWIGALIGLLAPSPEVAQSAGLIWLTPLTFVSSGFVPEASMPGPLRVIAEWNPVTAVINAVRGLFGNPSPAGVPRLSGWPVEHATLYALLWSVAIIVVFVPLSMRAYRRVAAR; from the coding sequence ATGACGACCCTGGCCAAGGGAGTGACCGACGGCTACATGATCGCCTGGCGGAACCTGCTGCACGTGCGCCGCAGCATGGACTGGGTGTTCGCCGCGGTGGTGCAGCCGATCATGTTCGTGCTGCTGTTCGGGTTCGTCTTCGGCGGGTTGCTCGGCGGCGCCTCCTACCGCGAGTTCCTGCTCGCCGGGATCCTCGCCCAGACGCTGGCGTTCAACTCCGCGTTCACCGTGATGGGGCTGTCCACCGACCTGGGCAAGGGCGTCATCGACCGGCTGCGCTCGCTGCCGATTTCGCGGGTCGCGGTGATGGTCGGGCGCACCGCGTCCGACCTCGCGGTGAGCGTGGTCGCGCTGCTGGTGATGTCGGTGTGCGGCCTGGTGATCGGCTGGCGCATCCGCGGCAGCGTGCTGGACGCGATCGGCGCGTACCTGCTGCTGTTGCTGTTCGCGTTCGCCATGTCGTGGATCGGCGCGCTGATCGGCCTGCTCGCGCCGAGTCCGGAAGTCGCGCAGAGCGCGGGGCTGATCTGGCTGACTCCGCTGACCTTCGTCTCCTCCGGTTTCGTGCCGGAGGCGTCGATGCCGGGACCGTTGCGGGTCATCGCGGAGTGGAATCCGGTGACCGCGGTCATCAACGCGGTGCGCGGGCTTTTCGGCAATCCGAGCCCGGCCGGCGTGCCGCGGTTGAGCGGCTGGCCGGTCGAGCACGCCACCCTGTACGCGTTGCTGTGGTCGGTCGCGATCATCGTGGTCTTCGTGCCGCTGAGCATGCGCGCCTACCGCCGCGTCGCGGCGCGCTGA